The sequence below is a genomic window from Escherichia marmotae.
TATATAAACAACAGCGGCAATAAATGTTTCCGGAATGGATTGTAGTTTAAATAAATTCTGTAGATACGATGCGTCAGCATCGCATCGACACGAATCTGCCAGCAGAATGTAAAAGATCACCTCCTCAGGAGGTAGTCTTTTACTTCTTACGCTTCAGTACAAAACGTGATCAGTCCCTCATTTTTTCCCTGATGAAAAATTTTCCATTGTCTCTCCTGTAAACCTGTGCTTGTATAAATATTGTTAAACACAAAACAAACAAGGTCCCCAATGACTACTTCCATGCTCAACGCAAAACTACTACCAACTGCGCCATCCGCCGCAGTGGTCGTCGTGCGTGTGGTGGTGGTCGTCGGCAATGCGCCGTAGGGACTGGAACAACACACGATTCCAAAACCCCGCCGGCGCAAACCGGGCGGGGTTTTTCGTTTAAGCACCCCCGGAAAG
It includes:
- the ivbL gene encoding ilvB operon leader peptide IvbL, translated to MTTSMLNAKLLPTAPSAAVVVVRVVVVVGNAP